In the genome of Streptomyces sp. NBC_00190, one region contains:
- a CDS encoding TetR/AcrR family transcriptional regulator yields MKRHTTTAPAAPPVPGAAVDLAPTPAGSAAPAADATPASPATRVPRPRADAVRNRERILAAAREVLVEHGSGAPFDEVARRAGIGNATLYRHFPDRPALVHHVVLFVMDKVTASAEASLAEESDAFAALCRFTHAAADERIGALCPMLADDFDHDHPELLAARGALEAAVETLVAAGQDAGLVRTDIGVGDLMIALSQLSRPLPGTACLDADRFVHRHLQLFLDGLRTPARSVLPGSAATLEDLRQKTM; encoded by the coding sequence ATGAAGCGCCACACCACCACCGCCCCGGCGGCCCCGCCCGTCCCGGGCGCGGCCGTGGACCTGGCGCCGACGCCCGCCGGCTCCGCCGCCCCGGCGGCCGACGCGACCCCCGCGTCCCCCGCGACCCGTGTCCCGCGCCCGCGCGCCGACGCCGTCCGCAACCGCGAGCGGATCCTGGCGGCGGCCCGCGAGGTGCTCGTCGAGCACGGCTCCGGCGCCCCCTTCGACGAGGTCGCCCGCCGGGCCGGAATCGGCAACGCCACCCTCTACCGGCACTTCCCGGACCGCCCGGCCCTCGTCCACCACGTCGTGCTCTTCGTCATGGACAAGGTCACCGCCTCGGCCGAGGCCTCCCTCGCCGAGGAGTCCGACGCCTTCGCCGCGCTGTGCCGGTTCACACACGCCGCCGCCGACGAGCGGATCGGGGCCCTGTGCCCCATGCTCGCCGACGACTTCGACCACGACCACCCCGAACTCCTCGCCGCGCGCGGCGCCTTGGAGGCCGCCGTGGAGACCCTGGTGGCGGCCGGCCAGGACGCCGGGCTCGTCCGCACGGACATCGGCGTCGGCGACCTGATGATCGCCCTCTCCCAGCTCAGCCGCCCCCTCCCCGGCACCGCATGCCTCGACGCGGACCGCTTCGTCCACCGTCATCTCCAGCTGTTCCTCGACGGGTTGCGCACCCCGGCGCGCTCCGTGCTGCCGGGTTCGGCCGCCACGCTGGAAGACCTGAGGCAGAAGACCATGTAA